One part of the Salinivirga cyanobacteriivorans genome encodes these proteins:
- the yajC gene encoding preprotein translocase subunit YajC: MDILLMMSPEGETGGLGAFLPLLIIIVIFYFFMIRPQMKRQKEARKFRENIQKGDKVLTIGGIYGKVTDVSEKHVDLEISDNTRVKVDKTALVKDTSEIANANR; this comes from the coding sequence ATGGACATTTTATTAATGATGTCGCCAGAAGGCGAAACCGGAGGTTTAGGGGCATTTCTACCCCTGCTGATCATAATTGTAATTTTTTACTTTTTCATGATTCGCCCTCAAATGAAGCGACAAAAAGAAGCTCGCAAATTCAGAGAAAACATTCAGAAAGGCGATAAAGTACTTACAATTGGTGGTATTTATGGAAAAGTAACCGATGTAAGTGAAAAACATGTTGATTTAGAAATTTCAGACAATACCAGAGTAAAGGTTGACAAAACCGCACTGGTAAAAGATACTAGCGAAATAGCAAACGCAAACCGCTAA
- a CDS encoding DUF5320 domain-containing protein: MPGLNHRGPEGEGPRTGRGLGNCGKPTESQAKTETTFRDTFQPGQGRGLGRRKPAGRGRGLGRGLRNGRGRNI, encoded by the coding sequence ATGCCAGGCTTAAATCATAGAGGACCGGAAGGAGAAGGTCCAAGAACAGGCAGAGGTCTAGGAAACTGTGGTAAACCTACAGAATCTCAGGCAAAGACTGAAACAACATTCAGAGACACATTTCAGCCGGGCCAGGGTCGTGGACTGGGGCGCAGAAAGCCTGCAGGCCGTGGAAGAGGCTTAGGCAGAGGCTTACGTAACGGCCGCGGAAGAAATATTTAA
- a CDS encoding 4Fe-4S binding protein, translating into MKRIVVASGKGGTGKTTISAGLQYTAPQYYGKPATLMDFDVEEPNDHLFFNNLDLLKSSAVTLPVPVINKEKCTYCGKCKEACAFNAITLIPKAGIAEISTDLCHSCGACLVVCKDDALDELFHPIGEVNTFGKDQTIILKEGRLEVGLPHQTAVIRDMKKRHLPDTDLAIFDAPPGTSCPVVTTLEDADYVIVVAEPSPFGLNDLKLLVEVIKDIKLPFGVVINKAGTGNNDMEDYLKKEKIEIISKIPFNREIAEAYSNASIQEIAAHKEMDKHLKHIWNHIKKKTA; encoded by the coding sequence GTGAAAAGAATAGTTGTCGCAAGCGGAAAAGGAGGCACAGGTAAAACCACCATTTCAGCAGGCTTACAATATACTGCCCCGCAATATTATGGTAAGCCAGCTACTTTAATGGATTTTGATGTGGAGGAACCAAACGATCATTTGTTCTTTAATAACCTCGATCTTCTAAAATCATCTGCAGTAACTTTACCAGTGCCTGTCATCAATAAAGAAAAATGCACCTATTGCGGAAAATGCAAAGAGGCCTGTGCATTTAATGCCATCACGCTCATACCAAAAGCAGGGATTGCCGAAATTTCAACAGATTTATGCCATTCGTGCGGAGCCTGTCTTGTCGTTTGTAAAGATGATGCACTTGATGAGCTATTCCATCCCATTGGAGAGGTAAATACATTTGGTAAAGATCAAACCATTATTCTCAAAGAGGGTAGACTGGAGGTAGGACTTCCCCACCAAACAGCTGTAATACGCGATATGAAAAAGCGCCATTTACCCGATACTGATCTGGCCATATTTGATGCCCCTCCCGGAACCAGCTGTCCGGTGGTAACAACTTTAGAAGATGCTGATTATGTAATTGTGGTAGCCGAGCCGTCACCATTTGGCCTTAATGATCTGAAATTGCTTGTAGAAGTAATAAAAGACATTAAACTTCCATTTGGTGTAGTAATCAATAAAGCCGGTACTGGCAACAATGACATGGAAGACTACCTTAAAAAAGAAAAAATAGAGATTATAAGCAAAATTCCTTTTAATCGCGAAATTGCAGAGGCCTATTCCAATGCATCAATTCAGGAAATAGCTGCACACAAAGAGATGGACAAACACCTTAAACATATTTGGAACCATATAAAGAAAAAAACAGCCTGA
- a CDS encoding NifB/NifX family molybdenum-iron cluster-binding protein — protein sequence MITAITAKDKNTTAHLDERFGRCPYFAIYDHNTGKTEFIENPYRDDQGGVGTRVVELLANKEVTQVVATEFGPKAQALLEQLKIQMIVPADQSQTVEHIINNMN from the coding sequence ATGATAACTGCAATTACAGCAAAAGACAAAAACACGACAGCTCACCTTGATGAGCGTTTTGGACGTTGCCCATATTTCGCCATATACGATCATAATACGGGCAAAACTGAGTTTATCGAAAATCCTTACAGAGATGATCAGGGTGGCGTAGGCACACGGGTAGTAGAACTTTTGGCCAACAAAGAAGTAACCCAGGTAGTTGCTACAGAATTTGGACCAAAAGCACAAGCACTATTAGAACAATTAAAAATTCAAATGATTGTGCCAGCCGATCAAAGCCAAACGGTAGAACATATCATAAACAATATGAATTAA
- the nusB gene encoding transcription antitermination factor NusB, whose protein sequence is MISRRLLRIKNMHIVYAWLRNPEGSIEQYHKELQKSITSFEDLYYTFFQLLIEIHHHLLQEIERKKAKHLPTEEELNPNMRFIENPAMQAIVNDEQIQSYVRNNHITWNDNTDLVKKLAHEIEESNFYNRYMVREEEPDHKAHKEVIITILTDIIAASESVFEALEEKSVYWNDDIELVLSMNIRTVERIKRTYRLKPMKLFKNEADQEFVYALFRKTTAHFKDHQEIIKKTASNWELDRIALMDKVIIALGITELRNFPEIPVRVTLNEYIEMAKFYSTEKSNTFVNGVLDKIVLQLKNNNELNKIDGSIFDKDKNNH, encoded by the coding sequence ATGATAAGCAGAAGGTTACTCAGAATAAAAAACATGCACATCGTTTATGCATGGTTACGCAACCCTGAAGGTTCTATAGAACAGTACCATAAAGAGCTACAAAAAAGTATTACAAGTTTTGAAGATCTTTACTATACTTTTTTTCAGCTACTCATAGAAATACACCACCATCTTTTGCAGGAAATTGAGCGCAAAAAAGCAAAACACCTGCCCACAGAAGAAGAGCTAAATCCCAATATGCGCTTCATAGAAAATCCTGCAATGCAGGCAATTGTAAATGACGAACAAATTCAAAGTTATGTGCGCAATAACCATATAACATGGAATGACAATACCGACCTAGTAAAAAAGCTGGCACATGAAATTGAAGAAAGCAATTTTTACAACCGGTATATGGTGCGGGAAGAAGAACCAGATCACAAAGCGCATAAAGAAGTTATAATAACAATTCTTACTGACATAATTGCCGCTTCAGAGTCGGTTTTTGAAGCACTTGAAGAAAAATCCGTCTACTGGAACGACGATATTGAACTTGTGCTCAGTATGAATATCAGAACTGTAGAAAGAATTAAAAGAACCTATCGGCTCAAGCCCATGAAGCTGTTTAAAAATGAGGCTGACCAGGAGTTTGTTTACGCACTTTTCCGAAAAACCACAGCACACTTTAAAGACCACCAGGAAATAATAAAAAAGACAGCCAGCAACTGGGAGCTTGACAGAATTGCGTTAATGGACAAAGTGATTATTGCTTTAGGTATTACTGAGCTTCGGAATTTCCCTGAAATTCCTGTCAGAGTGACACTCAATGAGTATATTGAAATGGCTAAATTCTATTCCACAGAGAAAAGTAATACCTTTGTAAACGGAGTTTTGGATAAAATTGTACTCCAACTCAAAAATAATAATGAACTGAACAAAATTGATGGTTCAATTTTTGATAAAGACAAAAACAACCATTAA
- a CDS encoding DUF1573 domain-containing protein, translating into MIRITGLIFIIVLAFGCNSGDKETVTADMVKNPVSGKGNDQNLKMPEITFVDDNSDKPQYFDFGVIIQGEVVSHTFRFKNTGKSDLLIRSTSSTCGCTVSSYTKKPVPPGESGKIDVTFSSGGRKGRQHKAVTVLTNAQPASKKLVIEANVVVPN; encoded by the coding sequence ATGATACGGATAACAGGATTAATATTCATTATTGTACTTGCATTTGGATGTAACAGTGGAGACAAAGAGACTGTTACAGCTGATATGGTAAAAAACCCTGTTAGTGGTAAAGGTAATGACCAAAATTTAAAAATGCCTGAAATCACTTTCGTTGATGACAATAGTGATAAGCCACAATATTTTGACTTTGGCGTTATTATACAAGGAGAAGTTGTTTCACATACATTTCGATTCAAGAATACTGGAAAATCTGACCTCTTAATACGTTCCACAAGTTCAACATGTGGATGCACCGTATCATCTTATACAAAAAAACCAGTTCCTCCAGGCGAAAGCGGAAAAATCGATGTCACTTTTTCCAGTGGTGGACGTAAGGGGCGCCAGCACAAAGCAGTCACAGTGCTTACAAATGCACAACCAGCGTCAAAAAAATTAGTAATCGAAGCAAATGTTGTAGTACCAAATTAA
- a CDS encoding TerB family tellurite resistance protein — translation MGKFGKWIAGGLGWALFGPLGGIVGFVAGAYLEKEAEPTQKGRRATTTGGYAMTLLVLTAAVMKADGKVVKSELDYVKRYFIQAFGPDAASEALRMLRDILKQNIPLNEVCAQIEANMDYASRTQLLHFLYGIAQADGQIDKSEQKVIDEIGYRIGVSAGDIGSVRSMFVKNTNWAYDVLEVKPDASDQEVKKAYRKMAVKYHPDKVSHLGEDFQQKAKDKFQKLSEAYETIKKERNMN, via the coding sequence ATGGGTAAATTTGGGAAATGGATTGCAGGCGGACTTGGATGGGCTCTATTCGGTCCCCTGGGAGGTATTGTAGGATTTGTTGCAGGAGCCTACCTGGAGAAAGAGGCTGAACCAACGCAAAAAGGCCGAAGGGCAACCACAACCGGCGGATACGCCATGACGCTGCTCGTGCTTACTGCAGCCGTAATGAAAGCCGATGGTAAAGTAGTTAAGTCAGAACTCGATTACGTAAAAAGATATTTCATACAGGCATTTGGTCCCGACGCAGCATCAGAAGCGCTGCGCATGCTCAGAGATATATTAAAGCAGAACATTCCACTTAATGAAGTTTGCGCTCAAATCGAGGCCAACATGGATTATGCTTCGCGCACCCAATTATTACATTTTTTATATGGAATTGCCCAGGCCGATGGCCAAATTGACAAATCTGAGCAAAAGGTGATAGATGAAATCGGATATCGCATTGGCGTCTCAGCCGGAGATATTGGCTCTGTAAGGTCTATGTTTGTTAAAAATACAAACTGGGCTTACGATGTGTTGGAGGTTAAACCTGATGCATCAGACCAGGAGGTAAAAAAAGCCTATCGGAAAATGGCTGTCAAATACCACCCGGATAAGGTTTCTCATTTGGGAGAAGATTTCCAGCAAAAAGCAAAAGATAAGTTTCAAAAACTTTCGGAAGCTTATGAGACCATTAAGAAAGAGCGAAATATGAATTAG
- a CDS encoding YbbR-like domain-containing protein, translated as MAVEKKSNKKDPKINSWLEQLKNIDRRIPIFLIFIAISAFLWLMNALSKDYITEIDCPVEFYNIPDNYVMIGEIPAEVQLQVSGRGFTLLKYTLGSIALPFNLDLQSYFSGNQEDQENVHFQYYLSSKKEQFERFLNDEIKVLDVRPSTLRLHFDKLHKKKIGIKPATNFSWAPQYRQKGNLLTTPDSVIVNGPKTKLDTLDYIKTELIIDEQIKKNKSYTADLIAPEQCNLMRKKVRIDLRTEQFTENTIQVPISITNKPDSINLTIFPNKINITYLISFEDYEIINASDFQAAINYKEIKKQNEPQELNINLLFVPEEAKILRYWPQKARFIINEK; from the coding sequence GTGGCAGTAGAAAAGAAAAGCAATAAAAAAGATCCAAAAATAAATAGCTGGCTGGAACAGCTAAAAAATATTGATCGCAGAATTCCCATTTTCCTGATCTTCATAGCAATTAGCGCGTTTCTGTGGTTAATGAATGCTTTATCGAAAGATTACATTACAGAAATTGATTGCCCTGTTGAGTTTTATAATATTCCGGACAATTACGTTATGATTGGCGAAATACCTGCAGAAGTACAGCTTCAGGTTTCAGGACGCGGATTCACATTACTCAAATATACCCTTGGATCTATTGCATTGCCATTTAACCTCGACTTGCAGTCGTATTTTTCTGGCAACCAGGAAGATCAGGAAAATGTACACTTTCAGTACTACCTTTCCAGTAAAAAGGAACAATTCGAGCGTTTCCTGAACGACGAAATAAAAGTTTTAGATGTAAGGCCTTCAACGCTGCGCCTCCATTTCGATAAACTACATAAAAAGAAAATAGGCATTAAACCAGCAACCAACTTTTCATGGGCACCCCAATACAGGCAAAAGGGAAACCTTTTAACAACACCTGACTCCGTTATAGTTAATGGTCCCAAAACAAAACTGGATACACTGGATTACATTAAAACAGAACTCATTATAGATGAGCAAATAAAGAAAAACAAATCATACACGGCTGATTTAATAGCGCCGGAACAGTGCAATCTTATGCGTAAAAAAGTCAGAATAGATTTGCGCACAGAACAGTTTACCGAAAACACCATACAAGTGCCAATCAGCATTACCAATAAACCCGACTCCATAAATCTTACAATTTTCCCAAATAAAATAAATATAACCTATCTTATTTCGTTTGAAGATTATGAAATTATTAATGCCAGTGATTTTCAGGCAGCCATAAACTACAAAGAAATTAAAAAGCAAAATGAGCCTCAAGAATTGAATATTAATTTACTCTTTGTCCCTGAAGAAGCTAAAATTTTGCGCTATTGGCCTCAGAAAGCCAGATTTATCATCAACGAAAAATAA
- a CDS encoding M28 family metallopeptidase: MKNLKSMLPFLFLFLLYFGSTQAQNVDRVKSIVKELSSKKYHGRCYTHRGAEKAGKYIQSEFEKSGLQPVNGKWEQPFSFDLNQIIKVKLKIDGQKLIPGADYVVRRNSPVIKGNWDLTMIEAQHLKNPEKMASLIEKIDLENQFMVVDLDDLRKNREMYDSAAKILFGSAADKFILLQEDAIKDYVVYGRKKSEKVVISIRKQAFNKSAKKLELRLKTEFNNITTNNVMGMLQGKAEHDSIIIVCGHYDHLGEMGPKAFYPGADDNASSIAAMIELAHFLNAQKTKPEKSILFVGFSGEEAGLIGSKYFTENLPIADSRISYVINMDMIGFGKAGLQVWNGKNEPRLVKQLKTINNHGQLVDTLVIKENTPNSDHYYFTEHDIPAIFLSTGLAPSKHYHTVYDTFDNTDFGRMKEIIQLVAGLVNADQKLSVKK; the protein is encoded by the coding sequence ATGAAAAATTTAAAATCAATGCTTCCGTTTCTCTTTCTTTTCTTATTGTATTTTGGTTCAACACAGGCACAAAATGTCGATCGTGTAAAATCCATTGTAAAAGAGTTATCATCAAAAAAGTACCATGGGAGATGCTACACACACCGGGGAGCTGAAAAGGCCGGCAAATACATTCAATCTGAATTCGAAAAATCAGGATTACAGCCTGTTAATGGAAAATGGGAACAACCATTTAGCTTCGATCTGAATCAGATCATAAAAGTTAAACTAAAAATCGATGGACAAAAATTAATCCCGGGGGCTGATTACGTTGTAAGAAGAAATAGTCCTGTTATTAAAGGAAACTGGGACCTCACTATGATTGAAGCCCAACACTTAAAAAATCCGGAGAAAATGGCTTCTCTGATTGAAAAAATCGATTTAGAGAATCAATTTATGGTTGTTGATCTTGATGATTTAAGAAAAAACCGTGAAATGTACGACTCTGCGGCAAAAATCTTATTTGGCAGCGCGGCCGACAAATTTATTCTGCTTCAGGAAGATGCAATCAAAGATTATGTGGTATATGGCCGCAAAAAAAGCGAAAAAGTTGTCATTAGTATCAGAAAGCAAGCATTTAACAAGTCGGCAAAAAAACTGGAGTTGAGACTTAAAACAGAATTCAACAACATAACTACAAATAATGTGATGGGCATGCTGCAAGGTAAAGCAGAGCACGATTCGATTATTATTGTTTGCGGGCATTATGATCATCTGGGAGAAATGGGTCCAAAAGCATTTTATCCGGGTGCTGACGACAATGCCTCTTCAATTGCTGCAATGATAGAACTCGCTCATTTTTTGAACGCTCAAAAAACAAAACCGGAAAAAAGTATTCTGTTCGTAGGTTTCAGTGGCGAAGAAGCCGGATTAATAGGTTCTAAATATTTCACAGAAAACTTACCCATTGCGGATTCACGCATCAGTTATGTAATAAATATGGATATGATTGGTTTCGGTAAAGCCGGACTGCAGGTTTGGAATGGAAAAAATGAACCCCGGCTTGTAAAGCAGCTAAAGACAATAAATAATCATGGCCAATTGGTTGACACGCTAGTCATAAAAGAAAACACACCAAACAGCGATCATTATTATTTTACAGAGCACGATATACCAGCAATTTTTCTTTCAACAGGATTAGCACCCTCAAAACATTATCATACGGTGTATGACACATTTGACAACACTGACTTTGGACGAATGAAAGAAATTATTCAGTTGGTAGCCGGGCTTGTAAATGCCGATCAAAAATTATCGGTAAAAAAATAA
- the coaE gene encoding dephospho-CoA kinase (Dephospho-CoA kinase (CoaE) performs the final step in coenzyme A biosynthesis.), translating to MLKIGLTGGIGSGKSLVAKVFEEFFDIPVFYADQIAKKLMSTDKNLQESIIQLLGNESYTASGALNKPFVAKKIFNNPELRTELNNQVHKKVRDTFNTWVSKQKTGYILHEAAILIESGFYKQMDQIINVVANENLRIERIRKRDNLSKEQILQRMEAQLGDEERNKYADFIIINDNKNSITLQVKKIHLKLLAHG from the coding sequence ATGTTAAAAATAGGTCTCACCGGAGGAATAGGTTCTGGCAAAAGCCTGGTAGCTAAGGTATTTGAAGAGTTTTTCGATATTCCTGTATTTTATGCCGATCAAATTGCAAAAAAATTGATGAGCACAGATAAAAATCTACAGGAAAGTATAATTCAATTATTGGGAAATGAAAGTTACACAGCAAGCGGAGCCCTTAATAAACCTTTTGTGGCAAAAAAAATATTTAATAACCCCGAATTACGCACTGAACTGAACAACCAGGTCCACAAAAAAGTAAGAGACACATTTAATACATGGGTTTCCAAACAAAAAACCGGCTATATCCTGCATGAAGCAGCCATATTAATTGAAAGCGGCTTTTATAAACAAATGGACCAAATTATTAATGTGGTAGCAAACGAAAATTTAAGAATCGAGCGAATCCGCAAACGTGACAATTTGTCAAAGGAACAGATTTTGCAAAGAATGGAAGCGCAACTTGGAGACGAAGAGCGTAATAAATATGCTGATTTCATAATTATTAATGATAACAAAAACAGTATAACATTGCAGGTAAAAAAAATACATTTAAAACTTTTAGCTCATGGGTAA
- a CDS encoding DUF3276 family protein gives MEGFENKANGKDKGREEIYAKAVRAGKRTYFFDVKATRRNDYYLTITESKKKFNQDGTFYYEKHKLFLYKEDFDKFAEGLEEVVEYIRANQPELKPKDNHEDQSEGKEGATEKFTDVDFDDLNDENNA, from the coding sequence ATGGAAGGATTTGAGAACAAAGCAAACGGCAAAGACAAAGGGAGAGAAGAAATTTATGCGAAAGCAGTTAGAGCCGGTAAACGGACTTACTTTTTTGATGTGAAGGCTACACGTAGGAATGATTACTACCTGACCATTACAGAAAGTAAGAAAAAGTTTAACCAGGACGGTACTTTTTACTACGAGAAGCATAAATTATTTCTTTACAAAGAGGATTTTGACAAGTTTGCTGAAGGATTGGAAGAAGTTGTTGAATACATCAGAGCCAACCAACCTGAGCTAAAACCGAAAGATAACCACGAAGATCAAAGCGAAGGAAAAGAGGGGGCAACCGAAAAATTTACCGACGTAGATTTTGACGATCTGAATGACGAAAATAACGCCTAA
- a CDS encoding ATP-binding protein produces the protein MREITVISGKGGAGKTTITGALTSLLNKPVITDCDVDAADLYLLLQPEVQETHTFPGGAKAIINQQLCVNCRKCINHCRFDALHYNEDGVLAVNDYKCEGCGLCKNICPANAIEMVQEFSNRWYVSTTRYGSMIHAHMKPGEENSGKLVTKLRDAARKKADENQASFIINDGPPGIGCAAIASVTGTDMVVMVIEASKSGFHDFQRAQKLVDSFKTPIVAVINKHDINKTLTAEIEKYLGELNIPLLAKIPFDKNLVDATTQALTYPEYQPDDAITESLRNIVTYLQKPENYEKKQAQSAS, from the coding sequence ATGAGAGAAATTACTGTGATAAGTGGTAAAGGAGGAGCCGGAAAAACCACCATTACCGGAGCGCTGACAAGTTTATTGAATAAACCGGTAATTACAGACTGCGATGTAGACGCAGCAGACCTTTATCTTTTACTTCAACCTGAAGTACAGGAAACCCACACATTTCCGGGTGGCGCCAAAGCTATTATAAATCAGCAACTATGCGTTAATTGCCGGAAATGCATAAATCATTGCCGTTTCGATGCCTTACACTACAACGAAGATGGTGTGCTTGCTGTAAATGATTATAAGTGCGAAGGATGCGGATTATGTAAAAATATTTGTCCGGCAAATGCCATTGAGATGGTGCAGGAATTCAGCAATAGATGGTATGTCTCAACCACCCGCTATGGAAGCATGATTCATGCCCACATGAAACCAGGAGAAGAAAATTCAGGCAAACTTGTAACCAAACTCAGAGATGCAGCACGCAAAAAGGCCGATGAAAACCAGGCTTCCTTTATAATAAACGATGGCCCTCCGGGAATTGGTTGTGCTGCCATTGCATCTGTTACAGGAACCGATATGGTGGTTATGGTAATTGAAGCTTCTAAAAGTGGTTTTCACGATTTTCAACGGGCACAAAAACTGGTCGACAGCTTTAAAACGCCAATAGTAGCTGTTATAAACAAACACGACATTAATAAAACCCTAACAGCTGAAATAGAAAAATATCTTGGTGAACTCAACATCCCCCTACTTGCTAAAATCCCTTTTGATAAAAACCTGGTGGATGCTACAACACAAGCCCTTACATATCCTGAATATCAGCCCGATGACGCTATAACTGAATCATTGAGAAATATAGTTACATATTTGCAAAAACCTGAAAACTATGAAAAAAAACAAGCTCAATCTGCTTCTTGA
- a CDS encoding DUF5606 domain-containing protein, which yields MLKDILAITGEPGLYKLVSKTPKGVIVENIETGRRMPFYAAAKISALEDIAIFTEDDDLPLKDVFKAISDKENGGPSINHKSSKNELISYFQEVIPDYDEDRVYPNHIKKVINWYNLLQKHDMLDFSEPEPEDEQNENEPGESNEDNQK from the coding sequence ATGTTAAAAGATATTTTAGCCATTACCGGTGAGCCCGGATTGTACAAGCTAGTGTCAAAAACACCAAAAGGTGTAATTGTTGAAAATATTGAAACAGGGAGAAGAATGCCATTTTACGCGGCAGCTAAAATTAGTGCCCTGGAAGATATTGCAATTTTCACCGAAGATGATGATTTACCTTTGAAAGATGTTTTCAAGGCCATTAGTGATAAAGAAAACGGCGGCCCGTCTATCAATCATAAATCATCAAAAAACGAACTCATTTCATACTTTCAGGAAGTAATACCTGATTATGATGAGGATAGAGTTTATCCTAACCACATTAAAAAGGTAATTAACTGGTACAATTTGCTGCAAAAACATGACATGCTTGACTTTAGTGAACCAGAACCGGAAGATGAACAAAATGAAAACGAACCCGGAGAATCAAATGAGGATAACCAAAAATAA
- a CDS encoding damage-control phosphatase ARMT1 family protein, translating to MQTDCFFCHLRTLEKQIKKFAPPEEVRKQLVGEFIDKYTGLQKQYNPYAAAAIHAMIRKYLKVEDPYELEKAESNRKAIEIVKEWRKILDQTSNKAYEAIKLALAANIIDFGPGHKFDIAIDIGKLQKQELAIDDSSSLFTSIKNKTKVLYLADNAGEIVFDKLFLEQIAYADITVAVRGFPVINDATMKDANIAGLQDVAKVIHNGNDAPSTLLDRCSAEFMNEYREADVIIAKGQGNFEGLMFDKDPRIYFALVAKCEVIANFIGIEKNQTALLNSRRVDKTKKA from the coding sequence ATGCAAACAGACTGCTTTTTTTGTCACCTGCGCACACTTGAGAAACAAATTAAAAAATTTGCCCCGCCTGAAGAGGTAAGAAAACAGCTTGTGGGCGAATTTATTGATAAATATACCGGACTGCAGAAACAATACAATCCTTATGCAGCTGCTGCCATACACGCCATGATTCGTAAATATCTCAAAGTAGAGGATCCGTACGAATTAGAAAAGGCTGAAAGCAACCGCAAAGCAATTGAAATAGTAAAGGAATGGCGTAAAATACTAGACCAAACATCAAACAAAGCATATGAGGCCATAAAATTGGCGTTAGCAGCCAACATCATTGATTTTGGTCCCGGACATAAATTCGATATTGCCATTGATATAGGTAAATTGCAAAAACAGGAGCTTGCCATTGATGATTCCAGTTCCTTGTTCACTAGCATTAAAAACAAAACTAAAGTGCTCTATCTGGCCGATAATGCCGGAGAAATAGTTTTCGATAAACTATTTCTGGAACAAATCGCCTATGCAGATATTACGGTGGCCGTAAGGGGTTTTCCGGTTATTAACGATGCTACCATGAAAGATGCCAATATTGCCGGCTTGCAAGATGTAGCTAAAGTTATTCATAACGGAAACGATGCCCCTTCTACTTTGCTCGACCGCTGCAGTGCCGAATTCATGAATGAATATCGCGAGGCTGATGTTATTATTGCCAAAGGTCAGGGTAATTTCGAGGGACTGATGTTTGATAAAGATCCAAGAATTTATTTTGCGCTTGTGGCAAAATGCGAAGTGATTGCAAATTTTATAGGTATTGAAAAAAACCAAACGGCATTACTTAACAGCAGGCGCGTTGACAAAACAAAAAAAGCTTAA